A genomic segment from Anaerobaca lacustris encodes:
- a CDS encoding DJ-1/PfpI family protein: MMRTTHRRTTLRPHPADACRLSRRSGWCLLMILVLVISAVCWGQQQSSRNAPRERTGRNTRPRTVQFPAPVTSSAVSLERALSLAQNLEAPSDRKLALAEIGQLAWAAQGVTVARTDGAMAAPGGQVPLRVYFSLPDGTFLYDPQTHALQQTADADVRTAVASAVFSRQAGLSVPATTTGGCQIIITGAVRDFSPAYGQNARSAMLLLAGQMSQSMQLQAVSLDLTYIGASDVDSAAIRRYLRLPRASEPVYVALLGYPMSRAAAAATAPSDQRVPPRAVLVVPPSGFQDQELFETSRALAMASVQTMIASTRAARVVGSFGGFAQADLPLNQVRADDFDAVIFIGGLGTIEYYTNPLAVALAREAVAQQKVVAASSTAPVILANAGVLRGVRATALATEQNQLVAAGAIYTGAAVERDGHIITSTGPLVVPLFASAIVEALGGH; encoded by the coding sequence ATGATGCGGACAACACACAGGCGAACGACGCTTCGCCCCCACCCCGCCGATGCCTGCCGTCTGTCACGCCGGTCCGGCTGGTGTCTTCTGATGATCCTGGTGCTGGTGATCTCGGCGGTCTGCTGGGGCCAGCAACAAAGCTCTCGCAATGCCCCTCGAGAGCGTACGGGGCGGAACACACGGCCCAGAACCGTTCAATTTCCCGCACCGGTGACCTCCAGTGCCGTCAGCCTTGAGAGGGCGCTGAGCCTTGCACAAAACCTCGAGGCCCCTTCGGACCGCAAATTGGCACTGGCCGAAATCGGACAGCTCGCATGGGCCGCCCAAGGCGTGACCGTTGCCCGAACGGACGGCGCCATGGCCGCACCCGGCGGCCAGGTCCCGTTGAGGGTGTATTTCTCGCTGCCGGACGGGACGTTTCTCTACGACCCACAGACCCATGCCTTACAGCAGACAGCGGATGCGGACGTGCGAACGGCGGTGGCGAGCGCCGTCTTCAGCCGACAGGCGGGCCTTTCAGTCCCCGCCACGACGACGGGGGGTTGCCAGATCATCATCACGGGCGCGGTGCGGGATTTCTCCCCCGCCTACGGCCAGAACGCCAGGAGCGCCATGCTGCTGCTGGCCGGCCAGATGTCACAGAGCATGCAGCTTCAGGCGGTGAGCCTCGACCTGACCTACATTGGCGCAAGCGACGTGGACAGCGCCGCGATCCGGCGGTATCTCAGATTGCCCCGAGCCAGCGAGCCGGTGTATGTCGCTTTGCTGGGTTATCCCATGTCGCGGGCCGCCGCGGCGGCGACCGCCCCCTCGGACCAGCGCGTGCCTCCAAGGGCCGTGCTCGTGGTGCCGCCGAGCGGATTCCAGGACCAGGAGCTGTTCGAGACCAGTCGCGCGCTCGCGATGGCGTCGGTGCAGACGATGATCGCCAGCACGCGCGCGGCGAGAGTCGTCGGCTCGTTCGGCGGGTTCGCGCAGGCGGACCTGCCGCTCAACCAGGTCAGGGCGGATGATTTCGACGCCGTGATCTTCATCGGAGGGCTGGGGACGATCGAGTACTATACCAACCCGCTTGCGGTCGCTCTGGCGCGCGAGGCGGTGGCCCAACAGAAGGTGGTCGCCGCCAGCAGCACCGCGCCGGTGATCCTGGCCAACGCGGGCGTACTCCGAGGCGTCCGCGCAACGGCGCTGGCAACCGAACAGAACCAACTCGTCGCGGCCGGGGCGATCTACACCGGCGCCGCCGTTGAGAGGGATGGCCACATCATTACCTCGACCGGCCCGCTTGTCGTTCCGCTCTTCGCCAGTGCGATCGTGGAGGCCCTGGGCGGCCACTGA
- a CDS encoding VanZ family protein produces the protein MATARRRKVIILLLALYWPVLFVLTHIPVPPVVRQANMSDKGLHFLVYAILTFLLWSVVRPYSKVNWRRATGWLVLAGVIAYGLCDEGLQYFVPGRSADARDLVANATGAIFALTVLTLFSFWPAATIITALTVSMLPVLARRNLMSLLPVLMTAFYVGGYALFTFLWLRHLHPWTRVKKAGRVELLLSVSVPSALLFLTKLSTWVAGRPFQRWDMVAATAGILTGVLVAWRIGWPSRRETAEDSLAPAEG, from the coding sequence ATGGCGACAGCACGACGGCGGAAGGTGATCATCCTGCTCCTGGCGCTCTACTGGCCGGTCCTGTTCGTTCTGACGCACATTCCCGTCCCGCCCGTCGTTCGGCAGGCCAACATGTCGGACAAGGGGCTGCATTTCCTGGTGTACGCCATTCTGACGTTCCTGCTCTGGTCGGTCGTCCGTCCCTATTCGAAGGTCAACTGGCGTCGGGCCACCGGTTGGCTGGTCCTCGCGGGGGTCATCGCGTACGGCCTCTGCGATGAGGGACTTCAGTATTTCGTGCCCGGACGTTCGGCTGATGCGAGAGACCTCGTCGCGAATGCGACCGGGGCGATTTTCGCGCTGACCGTGCTGACGCTTTTCTCCTTCTGGCCTGCCGCGACCATCATCACCGCCCTGACCGTCTCCATGTTGCCTGTCCTGGCTCGGCGGAACCTGATGAGCCTTCTGCCCGTCCTGATGACCGCGTTCTATGTGGGTGGATATGCGCTCTTCACTTTTCTCTGGCTGCGCCATCTGCACCCGTGGACCCGCGTCAAGAAGGCCGGGAGGGTGGAGCTGCTGCTGTCTGTCTCCGTGCCGTCGGCGTTGCTGTTCTTGACGAAGCTCAGCACCTGGGTCGCCGGTCGACCGTTCCAGAGGTGGGACATGGTTGCGGCGACCGCCGGGATTCTCACGGGAGTTCTGGTCGCCTGGAGAATCGGATGGCCCTCTCGCCGAGAGACGGCAGAGGACTCGCTGGCGCCGGCGGAAGGTTAG
- a CDS encoding TIGR03790 family protein, translating into MTNSASSRLLLILFCCSPLWALQPDEILVLANSNHAASVRLARYYCERRGVPSGHVVPLALGTTLRDTISRDDYEKRIAQPIRRLFSTRADMAGIRCLVTTYGIPFRVGPRGPLTQHEGRLTQIRSQLEQAREAIAQLEAKDMKSSAEYGQRARQVTALQSQIDWITGKETHASVDSELSMVLFGSYELYRWQPNLLRTNAPQPFRTLMVSRLDGPDYAITAGLVDKALEAEANGLTGTAYIDSRGMFTKDTYGHYDQSLRDLALLIQLRGQLPLKEERTGDLFPPGSCPDTALYCGWYSVSKYVDAFEFVPGAVGFHIASFEAASLRDPNSTQWCPAMLTRGITATLGPVAEPYLHSFPEPKAFFSELFAGSCLVEAFYRTKPFNSWQLVLIGDPLYRPFRED; encoded by the coding sequence ATGACGAACAGCGCGTCTTCTCGTCTTCTCCTGATTCTGTTCTGTTGCAGTCCACTGTGGGCATTGCAGCCCGACGAGATCCTGGTCCTTGCGAACTCGAACCATGCGGCGTCCGTGCGCCTGGCGCGGTACTACTGCGAGCGGCGGGGAGTGCCTTCCGGCCACGTCGTTCCGCTGGCCTTGGGCACCACGCTTCGCGATACCATCAGCCGCGATGATTATGAGAAGCGCATCGCCCAACCGATCCGCAGGCTCTTCTCCACCCGCGCCGACATGGCCGGGATCCGATGTCTTGTGACCACATATGGGATTCCATTCCGGGTGGGGCCGCGAGGCCCACTCACCCAACACGAGGGCCGACTGACGCAAATACGCAGCCAACTGGAGCAGGCCAGGGAGGCGATCGCCCAACTGGAAGCCAAGGATATGAAAAGCTCCGCCGAATACGGCCAACGGGCCCGACAGGTGACCGCATTGCAGTCTCAGATCGACTGGATCACCGGGAAGGAGACCCACGCCTCCGTCGACAGCGAGTTGTCGATGGTCCTGTTCGGGAGCTACGAACTCTATCGATGGCAGCCGAATCTGCTGCGCACCAACGCTCCCCAGCCGTTTCGGACCCTGATGGTCTCCCGGCTCGACGGACCTGATTACGCCATCACCGCGGGGCTCGTGGACAAGGCTCTCGAAGCCGAGGCAAACGGACTGACCGGGACCGCCTATATCGACTCGCGCGGCATGTTCACCAAGGACACGTACGGTCACTACGACCAATCCCTGCGCGACCTGGCGCTGCTGATCCAGTTGCGAGGGCAACTGCCGCTCAAAGAGGAGCGCACGGGCGATCTGTTTCCGCCCGGCAGTTGTCCCGACACGGCCCTGTACTGTGGCTGGTACAGCGTCAGCAAATACGTCGATGCCTTCGAGTTCGTCCCGGGGGCCGTCGGATTTCACATCGCCAGCTTCGAGGCCGCCAGCCTGCGCGATCCGAACAGCACGCAGTGGTGCCCGGCCATGCTCACGCGAGGGATCACCGCCACGCTCGGTCCTGTGGCCGAACCCTATCTGCACAGCTTCCCGGAGCCCAAGGCGTTCTTCTCGGAACTGTTCGCGGGAAGCTGCCTGGTCGAGGCGTTCTATCGCACCAAGCCCTTCAACTCGTGGCAACTGGTCCTCATCGGCGATCCGCTGTACAGGCCGTTTCGAGAGGACTAA
- a CDS encoding KamA family radical SAM protein: MTANPAHRCNYLTRIDQLAQLSDRERKSLEPVAERFAFRCNDYYLSLIDWDDPNDPIRRAVVPHVQELDEWGRLDPSDEETYTVMPGLEHKYPSTVLLLVSNVCEGICRYCFRKRVFIRPQWEYLRDAPAAMAYIADHPEITNVLLTGGDPLTLPTSTLADIVERLRRIEHVQIIRIGSRTPAFHPHRILEDATLTDMIRQHSTADKRIYVMTHFIHPRELTDVAVTAVEVLQRAGAITANQMPLIRGVNDDPETLAALLMKLSFIGDVPYYVFQCRPAVGNKAYTVPIEAGCEIVEQAKSRVSGLAKRLRYVMSHASGKIEMLGRLSDRMYFRYHRAANDADSGRILAFVSNPEACWLDDYAEMIPEHPANLPYRSHGPE, encoded by the coding sequence ATGACAGCGAACCCGGCACATCGCTGCAACTACCTGACACGGATCGACCAGCTCGCGCAGCTCAGCGACCGGGAGAGGAAGAGCTTGGAGCCGGTGGCCGAGCGGTTTGCCTTTCGCTGCAACGACTACTACCTGTCGCTGATCGACTGGGACGATCCGAACGACCCCATTCGCCGGGCCGTCGTACCGCACGTACAGGAACTGGACGAATGGGGCCGGCTCGACCCGTCCGACGAAGAGACGTATACGGTGATGCCCGGTCTCGAACACAAGTACCCCTCGACCGTTCTGCTGCTGGTCAGCAACGTCTGCGAGGGCATCTGCCGGTACTGCTTCCGAAAACGTGTGTTCATCCGTCCCCAGTGGGAATACCTTCGTGACGCACCGGCGGCGATGGCCTACATTGCCGACCATCCGGAGATCACGAACGTGCTCCTGACCGGCGGCGATCCATTGACGCTGCCGACATCGACACTGGCCGATATTGTGGAGCGTCTGCGTCGGATCGAACACGTGCAGATCATCCGGATCGGGAGCCGAACCCCGGCGTTCCATCCCCATCGCATTCTTGAAGATGCGACGCTCACGGACATGATCCGACAGCACAGCACCGCCGACAAACGCATCTACGTGATGACACATTTTATCCATCCTCGCGAGTTGACCGACGTGGCCGTCACGGCGGTGGAGGTGCTCCAGAGAGCCGGCGCCATCACGGCCAACCAGATGCCCCTGATCCGTGGGGTCAACGACGACCCCGAAACGCTGGCGGCGCTGTTGATGAAGCTGTCGTTCATCGGCGACGTTCCATATTACGTTTTCCAGTGCCGTCCGGCGGTGGGCAACAAGGCCTACACGGTCCCCATCGAGGCCGGCTGCGAGATCGTCGAACAGGCCAAGTCACGGGTCTCCGGCCTGGCGAAGCGGCTGCGCTATGTGATGAGCCACGCCAGCGGCAAGATCGAGATGCTCGGGAGACTGTCGGATCGCATGTACTTTCGATACCATCGCGCCGCCAACGATGCCGACAGCGGTCGGATACTGGCGTTCGTCAGCAATCCTGAGGCCTGCTGGCTGGACGACTATGCGGAGATGATCCCCGAACACCCGGCAAACCTGCCGTATCGGTCCCACGGCCCCGAATGA
- a CDS encoding sugar transferase codes for MRSSRPSSTSWANIVKRAFDILVAGVLLVALWPLLLAVALVIRLSSRGPALFVQQRAGRDGKPFGLCKFRTMRLDVDPFGPSPKSGEDPRLTRVGRWLREYSLDELPQLANIVKGDMSLVGPRPLYVSQMAEWNERQRRRLSIRPGLTGLAQISGRGALTREEKLELDVRYVERAGLRLDAAILLATLAHVCGRKGIYEQKYSQDETVRGERTLEQTERPTHVDKRP; via the coding sequence ATGCGGTCGTCGCGGCCGTCCTCGACTTCCTGGGCTAACATCGTCAAGCGAGCGTTCGACATTCTCGTTGCCGGCGTGCTGCTGGTCGCGCTCTGGCCGCTGCTGTTGGCCGTTGCGCTGGTGATTCGACTGAGCAGCAGGGGTCCGGCTCTGTTCGTTCAGCAGCGTGCAGGCAGGGACGGCAAGCCGTTCGGGCTCTGCAAATTCCGGACAATGCGGCTCGATGTCGATCCCTTCGGTCCAAGTCCGAAGTCCGGCGAGGACCCGAGGCTCACACGCGTCGGTCGATGGCTTCGAGAGTATTCCCTTGACGAACTGCCGCAATTGGCTAACATCGTCAAAGGGGATATGAGCCTCGTGGGGCCTCGGCCGCTGTATGTTTCGCAGATGGCCGAATGGAACGAGCGGCAACGGCGGCGCCTGAGCATCCGGCCCGGCCTGACCGGCCTGGCGCAGATCTCCGGGCGCGGCGCTCTGACGCGCGAAGAGAAGCTGGAACTCGACGTTCGATATGTCGAACGGGCGGGCCTGCGGCTCGATGCGGCCATCCTCCTGGCCACACTCGCACACGTGTGCGGTCGCAAGGGGATCTACGAGCAGAAATACTCGCAAGACGAAACGGTTCGAGGAGAAAGAACTTTGGAGCAGACCGAACGCCCAACACACGTGGATAAGCGCCCATGA
- a CDS encoding DegT/DnrJ/EryC1/StrS family aminotransferase — translation MQVPLLDLKAQYATIKDEVLAAVAEVLESQRCIGGPKVEELEKQIAQASDCKYAVGVSSGTDALLSCLMSLQIGPGDEVITTPFTFFATIGCIARVGAKPVFVDIDPKTYNIDPDLIEAAVTKKTKAIMPVHLFGQMAEMDPIMDVADRYNLAVIEDAAQSITSTYKDRKAGSIGTAGCFSFFPSKNLGGIGDGGMVVTNDEALYKRLVLTRNHGMEPKYYHKFVGANFRLDPIQAVALLVKLPHLDDWSQARRENAAYYDRKFKGTAVGTPYISPDCKTIYNQYCIRVPRRDEVVAHLQANHIGCEIYYPVPAHLQECFAYLGCKEGSLPVSEKAAKEIMALPIYPELTDEMQDAVVAAVLDFLG, via the coding sequence ATGCAGGTACCGTTGTTGGATTTGAAGGCACAGTATGCAACCATCAAGGACGAGGTGCTGGCGGCCGTGGCCGAGGTGCTCGAATCCCAGCGGTGCATCGGTGGCCCGAAGGTGGAGGAACTGGAGAAGCAGATCGCCCAGGCGAGCGACTGCAAGTACGCCGTGGGCGTTTCCAGCGGGACGGACGCGCTGCTGAGCTGCCTGATGAGCCTTCAGATCGGCCCGGGCGACGAGGTCATCACGACGCCATTCACCTTCTTCGCAACCATCGGCTGCATCGCCCGCGTCGGGGCCAAGCCGGTCTTCGTCGATATCGACCCGAAGACGTACAACATCGACCCCGACTTGATCGAGGCGGCGGTCACCAAGAAGACCAAGGCGATCATGCCCGTCCACCTGTTCGGCCAGATGGCGGAGATGGACCCCATCATGGACGTGGCGGATCGCTACAATCTGGCGGTGATCGAGGACGCCGCCCAGTCCATCACAAGCACCTACAAAGACAGAAAGGCCGGCAGCATCGGCACGGCGGGGTGCTTCAGCTTCTTCCCGAGCAAGAACCTCGGTGGCATCGGCGATGGCGGCATGGTGGTCACCAACGATGAGGCGCTCTACAAACGTCTCGTCCTGACACGCAACCACGGGATGGAGCCCAAGTACTATCACAAGTTCGTCGGCGCCAACTTCCGCCTCGACCCCATCCAGGCGGTGGCGCTGCTGGTGAAGCTGCCTCACCTCGATGACTGGTCGCAGGCCCGGCGCGAGAACGCCGCTTATTACGACAGGAAGTTCAAGGGCACGGCCGTCGGGACCCCGTATATCAGTCCGGACTGCAAGACGATCTACAACCAGTATTGCATCCGCGTGCCGCGTCGCGACGAGGTCGTCGCCCATCTTCAGGCGAACCACATCGGCTGTGAGATCTACTATCCCGTCCCGGCCCATCTGCAGGAGTGCTTTGCCTATCTGGGCTGCAAGGAAGGCAGCCTTCCCGTATCCGAAAAGGCGGCCAAGGAGATCATGGCCCTTCCGATCTATCCCGAGCTGACCGACGAAATGCAGGATGCGGTCGTCGCGGCCGTCCTCGACTTCCTGGGCTAA